TCTCTTTTTGGCAGGATGAAAAGGTTGGAGGTAAatgcattttttctttcaacgaGTGAACACAAAAACAGTTATCGTTGTTGACGTCAACAGGAAAGAAGCAGGTACTTGTACAGCGTCTATTGAAAAGCTTTCGTTTAGCTGATTGCCGTCACCCATGATTGCGGCGAAAAAAAGGCAGTCGCATCCTCATTACGtagagtttttttctttttcttcttggatGAGGGTAAAAGTGCGAGGAGGGGCAGTTGCCAATGGAGAAGGCCGTTAATTTCCGATTCTCCGTGGCTCTGCAGCAGTGAAGCCAcagggagaaaaaaatgaaaatttctgCTGTTTCGATTGCCGCTGTACCGTAGCGCTGGTTTTATTTCAGGGAGATCCCGGTTTGGCGTGGTCCGTGAGAGAGTAAACAATAGAAGAAGAGGCCACACGCATTCTATAGCTGTATAATCACTATTAGTAGGCGAGAGGCAAGAGGCGAGAGGCGAGGAGGAGCATTAGGCGCGCTGATGCAGCCAACGGGCATGGCATTTCGGTCGCCGTGCACGACCGAAATGCATAAGAAAagagaatttcattttctcttaTCGGTCTGCCCAACATGGGCGTTGACCGTTTTTTGAGATTTCGATGCAAAGCGTTGCTCCATCCAATTGATTGATGATAACGGTGGCGACGATGTGTGCGTTCCACGCGCTGCTGTTTAGTGGACGTTTCCTGCCGATCGACACATTCCGCTGGCCACATTGGCCATCAGCTCATCTAAATCTCTTATCTAAATAAGGGAATAAAGCAACAGCAGGCCGTGCTACACACGAAGACGcaacagaaaaagaacaagCCTCTCTTCGTTGAGTAGTATACACCTTATCCGGCACTTGAGTTAATAACGGCTCATGGAGACGGCCTCGTTCGCTCGCGTGATGGTCACCTTAACCCAAGTCTTCCGGctctgcttcttcttctttttttttttttttttttttttctagttggGTAATCCTACACTAAATACAGCCGACGGGGGTTCTCACCGTTTTCCAGCCGATGCATAGATAAGAGGCAGTTTTCTTGTACATCAGCGTGCACGCTTAAATAGTAGATCGCGAccgtgtttttcttgttttctcgACAGCGAAACAGAGAAATGAGTGGGAAAAAAGCAATTCTCCCATTTTTCTATACGTAATCAGATACCTGTTGTTCCTGTATTGCTGTACAAGAGAAAGACGTGCCCTAGCGCATCATGACATGTTCGACATTCATCATGACTGGCTTCTTTTGATTGTTTGGGCACATTGATCTGGAGGACTACTTTGATCGTTCAAACAGCGGAAGTTgtctaataaataaaaagaaaattaaatttttaaaaatgaaagaaaagagaagataccaacaaaaaaaaaccaaataaaaatgaagagGCCGTGGGGTCGTGACCCACTGCTCCATCCTTCAGGCTATTTTTCCACGGTCCTATAATACAACCTTTGATGATCAACATCCGGGGAAGGGGGGACCATTTCATCTTGGTGTGCGACATGAACACACACATATTTCTCTGGAGAACTTGCTGCTGGAACAAACGTCAAATCCCacaggaaaaataaaaataaataaaaacgaagaTGGAACATTTGTTTACGGCTGCGGGGGTGAAATGAATCGGCAAACGGCGTTCTGGACGATGACACGACGAAGGGGGGGAGGTGTCGGTTCATTAAAACCTCTTTGTTGTTGGCGAACCCGAAGAAAAGGTCCCTGACACTTTTAAAGGGGACCCACGCCAGTTTATTGGCGGTGTTGCTGATGGCTTTTTAGTGTCTTGTCGAGATGCCAAGAGTGGAGGGGgtgaaccaaaaaaaaacgaaaaaaagaaaatcaaaaaaaagggacgacACTTGACGTTACGGTACTTTTTTAGCAGAACAAAGTGGCCAACTAAAAGAAGTAAGAACAGCAGAATAGAACAAGCCATCAAGTGTCACTTGGCCAACGTGGGAAACTAAACACGAAGGAAGAATTTCTCTTCCATCGTAGAGTCGCGCGCCAAATTCGAACGACACCGGACACCATTTCTCTATTTTTCTTcggatttcttctttttcgaatCATTCTCGAGACACGTACGTGTGTATATTTCCTAGGAGGCTCGCAAATATACATTAAGACATGATGAATGATGCAGAGGgggagacacacacacacacacaaaaaagacataaaaaaaaatgaaacaaacaaaaaaaaaaaaaaaaacgagctgCCGTACCgaacatttttcttcatctttttatGCGTTTTtccttcgaaaaaaaaaaaaaaaaaaaaaaggcggacattaaaattttctgtaaaaaaaaaaccaaaaaaaaaagcggcaGCCACTCGATGAGAATACGGGGCGGGGGGATGCATAATTCGTTTGTAAGGGACACgagggaaaagggaaaagaaaacagaagagGAATGCTTTTGTTGCTGGATACAATCAacgaattttgtacaaaaaaacatttgttttgttttgaagctGTGAATATAAAGATTTGTTCCGTTGCATTGGGTTAAAAGAGCGCAAGAACAGCAGAGTTGGCCTTTTAATTGATCGTGTGATGTTTTGAATTGGTGTGAGTGTACTTTCGCCTTGGTTGAGAATGTTGCAATTATCAATTGTTGTCGTAGAGttggaatttttgtttttcttggaGCTTGACTAGCGCGCGCTGTGCGttataattgtattattttgtcgtttcaatttttttttttttttgtttttgtttttgtttttttattaatttatttaatttttattattgttgtttatATTTCGTTTCATCAAGTTTGGTTAGAAACCCCCCTCCCGCAACGAAAAAGCACCGGAATGAGGAAGAGAATTTGTTTTGGTCGTCGTCCCGTCGATTTCGATCAactgttgtgtgtgtgtataggtGTAGGTGTGTGTAGATGTAGATGTGTGTGTAGGTGTAAGCTGTTTTAGGATTGGAAGAATGAATCGAAGAAAGGAAAGCTCAGGGAAGCGAGACGTGAATAGAAGGCCGTTCACAATGGGTCACGGTGTGAACAGGATTGTAGATGATGTTCTCAATCAACGTCTGACAATCCCTGCAGACGTGGCAGTCGCTACCTGACGACGACGACTTCTTGCTGGCTTGCTGAAGCGACGCACCTACCGACGCTTGGGCCGACACCGGCTTTCTACACAGCcgaaaagcaaaagaaaaccaatcagaACGGCGCAACCCAATTGATACCACTCAACGACGGCCCTGCTGTCGTTTGTCATCGATGAGAAATCACCCCACCCCCCAtccccagaaaaaaaaaaaataaaataaaaaaataaaagagaacaagaaaaagagaaactcACCTGGCAGGAGTGTTGTTGGTCGACAAAGATTGATGACGCGAAAGAGCTTGGTGCAAGAATGTCTGCGGAGGCTGCGCCAGCGTTTGTTTGCGTCGTTCCGAGCCGCGCCGGCTGAGCACCGGCGACGTCGGAGTCGATTCCGAACTCTCGCAGCAATCGGCCATACCGCCGTTGGGCGAACGCAGCCGAAACTGCGgcaatttcaattgaaacgACGAGAAGAGGGAAGACGAAGAGACGACAGGTGACGACTGTTCCAGTTTGTCAGCGTTGGCCCCATACCAAGTCACTTCCGATACGTCGACCGTATCAAACTGGTCGGACGGGATTCTCATCTGCAATTTGTGATTTTTGGTTGGTTTTACTATTTTCGGCGTTGGTGTCGCAACGGACTTACCTTGATGCAACATTTGGTGCAGACGGTGCGGCGGCAAAGTTTGCAGTTGTGCCACCACGAGCCAAAGACCGAAAAGCGCGTCTTTCGACACACGAAGCAAACCTTCATTTCCGGCCGAGAAATACGTTAAATtcacgttttaaaaaacaaaacaaaaccaacaaacGAACCTTTCCGTTGGTGACGTCATCTTTGATGGACGAGTCTAATGGCAGGTTGTCGAGCGAAGCGGCCGTCAAGACGCGTCGCATGTGCACCAACTCCTCCAAGGTGACCAGTTTGCCTTGGACAACCTGCTGGAATTCTTTGGAACGGACGAAATCCTCTTGCAAATGGCCGGCGCTCGTGGGCGAACCTGGCGGCGAATGGAGCGACGCCGACGACGATGACGTCGACGAAGACGGACCCGAACACGGCAAAGATCCAGGCTGATCACctgattgtttgttttgttaacgaaTTTATGTTTGGAATGTTGCCATTTGTTTCTAAAGAGAGACGGAGAgacggagagagagaggacaACGTACTGGACAAATTGGCCGGATTCAACGTCATTCGAGGATCGGCGCCCTTTCGCGTGTGGCAATTGAGATGCGCGTTCATCGATTGCCTCTTGAAGAATGGATTACTGGTGGTCCTTGTTAGAGGCGGAGGCAGGACGGTCAGACTGTGCCTCCTCGATGGCGATTCGTCTCGTTCTATTGcgattcatttttgttttgttttttttttttgtttttttttgggggggaagggggaggagggagaaagaaaaaaccaaacaaaacaaacgaaatcaatcaaaatgaaGCCAACGAAAAATTAAGTCAATCTTTGTTTACCACGGCTCAGATGGCGATTTCTCACGTCCATTTTGGAATTCAAAGGAGTTGACGACTCCGACCTGGAACACGACGAAAACGGGTCGACCACGTAGTCGTAGCGCCGCGGCGGAGATGGCGGAGGCAGTTCCaaatcttcgtcttcttccagTTCGTCGTGCAAAT
This genomic interval from Daphnia magna isolate NIES linkage group LG8, ASM2063170v1.1, whole genome shotgun sequence contains the following:
- the LOC116929649 gene encoding protein spire, yielding MTSLSHVMDRCRMQISSTASSNQADAHFRAVCRALVAETLEFSDFLVKVSSAPEDWRELRNNKSETHSQELTGLHLADWARLWVQVIRQLRNGVKLKSASGGESARKPYEYELTPYEMMMDDIRSRRYKLRQVMVDGTIPPRVKKDAHAVILEFIRSRPPLRKASERKLRPLTRRVSTPVELLMESIRQHDSKELRPTRCLLVNRTENATATISTTTKRKLLKADHLHDELEEDEDLELPPPSPPRRYDYVVDPFSSCSRSESSTPLNSKMDVRNRHLSRERDESPSRRHSLTVLPPPLTRTTSNPFFKRQSMNAHLNCHTRKGADPRMTLNPANLSSDQPGSLPCSGPSSSTSSSSASLHSPPGSPTSAGHLQEDFVRSKEFQQVVQGKLVTLEELVHMRRVLTAASLDNLPLDSSIKDDVTNGKVCFVCRKTRFSVFGSWWHNCKLCRRTVCTKCCIKMRIPSDQFDTVDVSEVTWYGANADKLEQSSPVVSSSSLFSSFQLKLPQFRLRSPNGGMADCCESSESTPTSPVLSRRGSERRKQTLAQPPQTFLHQALSRHQSLSTNNTPARKPVSAQASVGASLQQASKKSSSSGSDCHVCRDCQTLIENIIYNPVHTVTHCERPSIHVSLP